The genomic interval GCAGGGGCCGCAGTGTGGTGCCCTTCGGTTCCTTGGTGGCCGTTCAGCGCGTTGAGCTCCCCGGCTTAAGCTGCTGACAAATGAGTGAGGCAAGCAGACACATGCAGCAGTGGGGTTGAGCTCCCATCCCTTTCAAATGTTAATGCTGCTGGGAACGGAGCCTTTCTCAAGCTGCAGGGCAACCTTTCTTTGTTTGCACCATACGCTTTCAATACATATGTGGCAATTTCTAATGCTCCTCTGAAAGCCCCCTTAACTGAATGCATCCTACTGAGTGACACATACAAGTTACAAGTGAAGGTTTATCTGACCCGCTCCCGCCGTGTTTACTCCAGGCTAGAGGCAGTGCTCCAGTTCCTATTCAGATGACGGCAGGGTGAATGCTTTCACGGAGACCAGTAGGATGATGTGTACAGACTACCAGTCTTGCGTAGGTTTTGTGTGCGTATGTGCACTCCTAATGGCATGCCTCTGATGAAAGCTCCCTTTGCTTCATGTGCCTGAAGGGAGCAAGGGCCCAAGTGCTGCTTTGTCAGACTAGAAGAAATCTGACACAAGCCGTAAAGAATCTGACTAGCGATCCATTTGCAGGGAACCTATGTTGTTAATGTGTTGTGTCATGTCGATGCCATCGATTACATCAGAAGGGAATAGTGCTTCCGTGGGGTTCACTGAGGAAGTAATCtagaagggggggaaaaaagggctTAGCATAGAGACTGTATGAAACAGAGGGGCAAGGCAGCGCTAAATCCTCTTCTGCAACTTGTTGAGACCCTAACCTTCTGGTGAAGGGGAGATGTGAGCAAGCACAGGGGCTGGGCAGAGTGTAAAAGTCCTTTAAGTACAGTGTAGACCTTCTAAAAACAGATATGtgttctctctctgccttccttGTCTAGTAATGAAGGTGACAGCTACATTCTGGGGGACAGATGAgacgtgtccccccccccacacacacacttttgcACTGGTGTAAGAAGAATGTCCCAGGCTTCAGGAGGACTGTGGGGGAACATTGGTGTCTGGACTTGCTAAATCCTGTGGCACACCCCAGACTTGCCAGAGCACAAAGCTGTGGTCTTGTGTTTGTGAACACGCTCTACCAAGAAacttccccccctcctttttacCAGAAATAGTATTATTCTGCAGTAGTCCTGCCCTACACTGGGTGTGCTCTTAATGTTATGATATGTCTGTAAAGCCTTCTTAACTCTTACTTACACAGTATCTATAGTGTGCTAGGGCTGTGGCTAAGGAGAACGCTTCTGTGCCAGTACAGGTGATCCCTGTGGTGGCTCTTTGCCCCGATACAAGGGAAGTGTATTGACTTACTACAGTACCTCTTTGTGGTGCCACTCATTAAGCAGCTGCATGAAAAGCCTGTCCATAGTTGTAAGTAATGTACAAATCTCAGAATAGCACAGCCTAATAGGACATGCATCCCAGCAGTGTGATTCATGGCTTGCCCAGAAGTAGTGCATTTGCAGGACATGTGAGGGATGTACCTGAAAATGGAGCTGAGGTGTTAATTTCAGGCAGCTATTGCAGCTGTCAACCTGTTGCATCTCATTTTGGCTATACATATTGGCTTATAAATGGCTGAACAATATTCCAGCTGTGGCTTTTAGATAGCAAATAAACTTCAAGGTGTGGGagacaaatgaataaaatgcatCTCCCGCTTGGGACCCCTCATACTCTAGTATGTTTATATTAGCATAGTAGCAGGGGAAATGAAAAACTACAAAGGCCAGTGTCCTAATCTTTAATGTGCTTTCTGCCACTACTGAGCACAGCCCCTCTGGCAGGGCCTCCTgctaataatctttttttccaggttgTGAAGACAATTGGTCTAAGAGAGGTCTGGTTTTTTGGACTTCAGTATCAGGACACCAAGGGCTTCTCAACATGGCtgaaactgaacaaaaaggTATGTGTGCTTCAAACTCTTACCTGTTTTGGGCTCCTGTCTCTTGGAGGACAGAGGCAGACTTAGTCTTCATGTCAGAGATCTATTCTTGCTTCTCTGCAAacctgaaatacagtaaaattaatGAGTTGGCACTGCCTTTCTTCAGACTCCACCAAGGAAGGAGGAGTTATGGTTCCCAGTCTATTCTTCTGTCATGTAGTCCTGTTTGCTATCCAGGCAGACCTGTTATCCTTCCCTATAGTGCCTAATGTGTGCTCATGTGACCATCTTGATTGGAGAGAAGCCTGGAAAGTAGCTTATCTAGCAGTGATCACAACTTGTGGCAAGCCATAAATGCTATGGGGAGAAGGTGAGGAGAGGAGATATTTAACAGTAGAGAGCTGAAAATCCCTGCTTCTCTGCTTGTTCGCTTCTGCATTGGAAAGGAGGTTTTCTAACGCATGTTTGTCCTCTCTCTCTTCATAAACCTACTCCCCTCAGTGAAGGTGTTGCCTGTGAAATCTTATGAATTCTGTCATTCCAGGTGACAGCACAGGATGTGCGCAAGGAAAGTCCCCTGCTCTTCAAATTTCGTGCCAAGTTCTACCCGGAGGATGTGGCAGAGGAGCTGATCCAGGACATCACACAGCGCCTCTTCTTCCTTCAAGTGAAGGAGGCAATCCTGAATGATGACATTTATTGCCCTCCAGAAACAGCTGTCCTCCTGGCTTCTTATGCTGTCCAGTCAAAATATGGTGATTTTAACAAAGAGGTGCACAAGCCTGGCTACCTTGCTAGTGACAAACTGCTCCCACAGAGGTAAGTGAACCTATTAGTCTTAGAACTTCTTTACCCTAAAGGATTTGGGATTTTCTTGGTCTTGATTGGACTGTATAGAATGAAATCCAGCCTTGTGTATTTCTGTGAGCATTGAGACTGGTATTCACTTAAAAGCTTTACTCTTAAAGATCCTGTTGCTACTGAAGAAACTCTAATCAGATATGGTGGgagaagttttgaaaaataaaaatacaatggTACAAGAAGAAACACAACTGAGTGGGATTTGACAGACTATTACCCATTTCCCTAGGAAGCCTTGTAATAAAAGTATATCTTGGACCACCTATGTGATGGAATTGTGTGCCAATGGAGTACTCAAGGAAATGTTGCTCAGGAGTGATGTACGTAGATGTAGTGGCTGGTCTGAAACATCCCATGTGCTCTTCTGATGCATGTCCTATTCCTTTCTAGAGTTCTGGAACAGCACAAACTTAACAAGGACCAGTGGGAGGAGAGGATCCAGGTGTGGCATGAGGAACATCGAGGAATGATTAGGTAACTGATGCAGTATGAAGATGCTGAATGTAAAGTAGTGCAAATATGCTAGTGCAAAACATCAACATAAAAATTCACCCCTTACTCCAGGATGACTGTGGGCATTCCTCAGGTTATTCTGCTAAAGAATAACTAGGTTCATGTACCTCTACCCTTGCTAGTCTACACTGTTATATAGCAAAGCTAAACTTGCTGAGCTTGTCCACTGTTATCTTCCAGGGTGATACTTGGAACTTTTCCAGCTTGTTGCTGTTCTATCCATGTAGGAGGACAGTATCTTCTCACTCTAATGACTGAAATGGACTAAGAAAGGAATATCTACTTTCTTTTTGTATGTTGCAGAGAAGATGCTGTCTTGGAGTACCTGAAGATTGCACAGGATCTAGAAATGTATGGTGTGAACTACTTCAGCATTAAGAACAAGAAGGGCTCTGAACTCTGGCTGGGTGTAGATGCTCTTGGACTCAACATTTATGAGCAGAATGACAGGTAATAAAGCCTCTCTCTTTATCATTAGCTTCAGCTTCTTTCCAGTACAAAGGAatattcaaagtaatttttcttttgaagtcaaATATCTTAAACTAAACCATGGGGAACCACAAATGATACCCTCTGTATTGTTGTTGACTGCCTTTTTGACACAGCCAGAAAGATCTGGTACTGCATAAACAGTTGATGTAAGGAAACGCTTTCATAAAACGTGTTGCTTTAGACCAAAAAATATAAGAAGCTGTCATATCTCATCAAACTTGCTTCACCTGCATCCAAAGTCTTCCTGCCACAGATACAGTCTTCAGttacagtttttattaaaaaaaaacaaaaataaaaataaaaggcaggtGTTGAAGAACTGTTTCCTATGTTTGTAGTTCATGTTTACATGTCTGCAGTTTTATTTGCTGATTCCAGTCAGTATTGGAGTACTGAAATACAGTGTGGGCTGATTTGGCAGAATTTTAGGCTTTGCACTGTAGGTCAAGAATTTGGAGCGACTTGGGACTTCTAACtcctttgctttgcatttttgcagGCTAACACCGAAAATTGGGTTCCCTTGGAGTGAGATCAGAAATATCTCATTCAATGACAAGAAGTTTGTTATCAAGCCTATTGACAAGAAAGCACCGGTAAGAAGCAACATCTGaactagtattaaaaaaaaaaaaaaaaaaaaaaaacttccaatCCTTTATTATTGTTGAATGATCAGGCTTCTTACTGTATGTAATCTATTTATCAATAATATCAATGCTACTTACCACCTAATGTATTCAGGGCAGTATGCATGGCATGGGCCTAATAGCCAGAACTAAACTATCTATCTGCTAGGAGAGGAGAAGATTCTTCAGCTTAACCTTCAAAGTCAGTGGAAGAGGTAGACTCTTAGCTTAGGGTTTCTAGTTCTTTTAAGGTCACTCAGTTCTCTGCTGTTACAGTTAAAGATCTGAGGCATCTATGTTAAAGTGAATGCTTCCTATGCAGCCTGTTGGATTTAGTAGTGTGCAGGAAGGtcttctgcagttttttccCTCAAGTGTAGTGTTTGTTACCCTGTTGGAAGCTGAAGCATCAGGTCATCATGTAGGGTATGctaggacatttttttttttttcccccttccagaCTTTTAACAGACATAATTCAGCTTAGTTTCATCTTAATGAAGACTCCTTAATTTTCTGTGTATCAGCTGATACCTCTGTTCTACTTCCTCTGGTCACTTGTTTCACTGCTGCTTAGAacagctgcttgctgctgctgttgcaccTTGTTAACAGAACAAAGTTATTTATCCACAAGACATAATGTTTAATACCTGTTCTGGCAGAAGACAAAACATTACACTTCATGTGGTTGGCAAGACCACCGCATTAAATAAGCACGTGGGAGGAAAGGTGGGGCAATTTGTAGTTTCAGTGTGTCTGGTAAGCCAGCCCGTGATTGTGTTTGTAATAAAACTATCAGTCTAAGTCAATATGTACTCTACATACAAGAATGCTTTACAGTGAAGCACAGCACGCTGTAACAGCAAGTTGGGCACTTGTCCTCTGTGTATATTTATCAGGTTTCTGAAAGACAGAGGTCTGGTTACCACCACTGATAAATTAGATCCTGGTGAGAAAAGCTGGCTAACGGTTCAGGGTTTTGAGATATGTATTGCATTCCTTGTTTCTACTGAAAAGAAGTAAGTCTAATGCTACCATCTCCTTTTTCCAAGGACTTTGTATTCTATGCCCCTCGGTTAAGGATTAACAAGCGAATCTTGGCACTTTGCATGGGGAACCATGAGCTCTACATGCGCAGACGTAAACCAGATACCATTGAGGTGCAGCAGATGAAAGCACAAGCTCGGGAGGAGAAGCATCAGAAACAGATGGAGAGGTTGGTATGGTTCCATGTAACTTGAACTTGACTGATCATTGCACAGTAGCAGTATATGCTAGCAAAATTGCCAGCAGCACCTCGTTATTAATCTGCTTGAGCCAAAGATGGGGTAGATTGCTTTATGCTTTGGTGGATCTAACAGGATGATGGAAATAGCACTCATTATAAGGATGACCCACTGTCAGGCTCTAAGTTAAATATACGTCCATCTATTTGACAGAACTCATCTGAGTCTTGATACGAGGAGTTTTTCCTTGGCAACATTGCTGTTATGAGTGCCCCATGGAGATAAACGTCagcagagctttttctttctgcattttcactttAAAGAGATACAGCTGGATTAAAGCTGATCAGCTCAGTGCTATAGTGCACATCTCTGGCATGCTCATAGCTTTACCAGGAAGTGCTCCAGTATGAGCAGTTGTTAATGCTAAACTGCATTGTGGCTTTCCCCCTCATCAGAGCCCTGCTGGAGAATgagaagaagaagagggagttggcagaaaaggagaaggagaagattGAACGTGAGAAAGAGGAATTAATGGAGAGACTCAAGCAAATTGAGGAACAAACCAAGAAAGCTCAGCAAGGTAGTATGGAGTAGTAGAGTATTTCCTAGATGTGTATTCTGAGTGAGAAGAGTTACTAAGTAGTAAAGCTAGTAGCATCCCAGAACCATTTGGCACTCTGGTGTTGTGTGCTAAGTGGTGTTAGGGCCCTGTTTTTGGCAGAACTGATTTAGCCTTCTGAAATTCAAAGTAACCTCTCAGTCTGCAACTGCTGAAGTACAGCTTGCATGAAAGAGGTGGCAGGCAGGTTGCCTCTGTGATAGCCAGAACACCTTGTAGCTGTTCATGTGCTGGCTTGAAGCTTTATCTTAGCACCTCTGTGAGAGGGAGAAGTTAGGAAGCATAGTACCTGTCACATCAGCCAGCACTCTGGTTCTTACTGTCTAATTGCTTGGCCAATGTTAAAGTGCAGTGTTATCTAGGCAAAATGCTGTATGCTTCTCTGCCTCTAAAGACACCATTTTGAGCTGGATACTTCACCACAAATCTTATTAGGCAAGTAATCTCCTGGCTTTGAACAGGCCTGTCTCTGAGTCTTCCAGCTCCAGTTGTACATGAAAGGGAGGAGGTAGGAGAATTGTTTGTGTGTCTCCTTTACCTACTCCTGTGAAGGGAAGCTCCAATCCTTGAGGTAGGGGTGGGGGCATCTTCTACTGCCATTCTATACTTGATCTCTCTTCAAATGCactctgttttcttcagaactGGAAGAACAGACACGCAGAGCCATGGAGCTGGAACAGGAGAGAAAACGAGCTcaggaggaagcagaaaaactGGCTAAAGAACGTcaagaagcagaagaggcaaAGGAGGCTCTTCTGAAAGCATCCCATGATCAACAAAAGACCCAGGAACAACTGGTAAGTGGGTGAGCTGAAAATCTGGTAGGGAAGGTAGTGGCAGGGCAAGGATCTAAGCTCTCAGAGCTAAAAGGCTGTGATCATAGTGGGAGCCATAGTCTGGTTCTTTAATTTTTAGTCTCAGGCAGATGAACTTGTGCATAAATGCAAGTATATTTGTACAGTATATTTGGGTTGTGGTGTTTTTTGCACACTGTTGTAAGCAGTGCTGAGAACAGTTCTATGCTCCCTGATTGTTTCCCTGATTTGGGTTCACAGAAACGACACCTGTAGCtctggaaaaactttttttggcTTCCTATTCCCTTGCATCACAGAGATACCAGTGGGACTGAAGTATACAAAAAGGCTTTCTCATTAACAAAAAGGTGTTAAAGATACTAATTTTATTTAGGACTTGGACTAAGCACTTCATTTAGCAGATACTTGGGTTTTGTCCCCactaaaagcatttcttttgcagGCTGCTGAGATGGCAGAACTCACAGCTAGGATTACGCAGCTGGAGTTAGCCAGGCAGAAGAAGGAGAGTGAGGCCCAGGAGTGGCAACAGAAGGTAAAGCAGAATCTGAAcaaacagcaatattttttctgaagctgctcTTTATTCTGTTCTGTGACCTGCCACACTACACTGGCTATCTGCAAGCTTAAGGTAGTTGCAGATACACAGCTTTGTTCTTCCTGGTGGAATAAGTACACTGTTCTAATTCTAGGTAGAATTAGTTTGTCTAATTAGTTTGACTCATTTTCCATGAATTGTACCTCTGAAGTGCTAGTTAGCAGAAGGTTTTGCAAATGATTGATGGCTGGAAACATAACACTTCGGTGTGCAACAGCTGCAGGGCTTGCTGTATGTGCCTAAGTAGTGCTTCTGTGCATTCCTTCTGGGCAGAAGTCTTCTGCACTGCAAAGAAACCTTGTCTTCAGGTTTACATTGTCTAACCCCTGTGGTTGTCTTGCTACAGGCACAGATGGTGCAGGAGGACCTTGAAAAGACTAAAGAGGAGTTGAAGACTGCCATGAGCACCCCTCACGTCGCTGAGCCCATGCACTCTGAGAATGAGCATGATGATGAGCAGGATGAGAATGCTGCAGAAGCCAGCGCTGAGCTGCGGTCAGAAGCCACTATCAAGGACCGTAGTGAGGAGGAGCGCACCACTGAAGCGGAGAAGAACGAACGTGTCCAGAAACACTTGAAGGTAAAAAGTTGGCAGCAGAGAGAGCCCGTGTGTCCAGACGCTGCCTCTGACGTTCTTGCCATCAATGCAGCTGGCAGATATCattgtaaaggaagaaaaggatcATGATCTTGTCAATTAGTTTAGTAACTGCAGAAGAGTGGCAGATCTTGTCTCCTGGCACTTGACTTCCATTTCATTGGTAATAGTAAAGCATTTTCAAGTAGTGCCAAAAAGCAGCATCTGTCAGATGTAGCGTGCTTGTATGAGTCTTGTCAGCTGTCTGACAGCTGTAGCCCTGGCTGCAATGAATAGGAGGACTCAGTCCAGTTCCTAGCAGGCAGCTGTCAGTAAGTGTCTTACTAGTTTGCACAGCTAAACCCTGAGAGTAGCCCGATAGCTGCCCCCTCACAGCATGGGGGGAACGATGCTGCCCCTCCTTGTTGTAAGGATTGCCAATATTCTGCTGTTGACTCTTCCCAGTCATCTTGTTGTGCTGCCTACTACCTGCCTGACTGCAACAATTTTTGCTTATTCTGTCTCATGCTGTGGTGATTTTGCACAGGCAGATTGACAGAATTgtcttctgtcttccacagtGAATTTTAGTTGTAGAAGGCTAGTAAATGCTCTATTTTGGCAAGATGATCTTGTTGTCTTTAGCGATCCCTCCACCAGACTTTCCCACTCCTCCTCTGAGGTGGGTGGActtgaccatttttttttcttgtgttagACAAAGATAAACAAGATAGGAGTACCTGATGCTTTCTCCCTTCAAATGTTAGGGAAAGATATTAACATATGTAAGTGAAATTTCCTATTTCCATGAGTATTGAATCTTTAGGAGAGCTGGACAAGAAGGTCTCTCCCTGCGAGTATGGCATATGCTTACCCCTTCCTGTCTGTTTCCCCTCCTCCAAAGGCTCTTTCCTCAGAGCTGGCAAATGCTCGGGATGAAACCAAGAAGACAGCCAATGACATGATCCATGCTGAGAACATGCGGCTGGGCCGAGACAAGTACAAGACCCTCCGTCAGATTCGGCAGGGCAATACCAAGCAGCGCATTGATGAGTTCGAGTCCATGTAAACTCTCCCCTGTACCTGCTGCCCTGCGCTCTTCTCCCCTCTTTCCCATCCTCTCCCATCACTCACTGGTAATCATGCTGCGCTGGAACCACTACAGAAGAGTGACCATGGTCTTATTTATAGAGTATTGGGCAAGTGCTGCAGTtcagcaacagaggaaaaaccAACATCTACATCTTCCTGGGGGTGGCCGGGGAAAGTAAGCTCATACTGGGGCAAATTTGAAATAGCTTGGCTTTGAGTAAAATCTCACTGCATTTAGTTTTGTATTGTTTGTCAAAACAGCTGTGTTGCTGCTCTCCTACTGGGTAAAGAGGCCACCAGATACTTTGAATTACTTTGAGTAAACTGCAACAGTTTGACACCGTGCCTTCCTACTAACTTGCACAAACTTCAATATGAAGCTTAATGGCCAGGGTCTAAATTTTTGACTTTATACAGGGTCTGACTCATGTAGTTGAGAAGGGGAGGCTGGAGGTAGGGAATAAGAGTTGGTGATATAATACAGACTTTCTTCTAAAAGACCAAAGCTTTTGACCTTAAAACTGATGCAGACAAAATAGATAAACAGTGGTGTTAATAATGTCTTGTATGACCCTACTGgcattagcttttcttttttaatgatgaaattTTGAATTTCCTAATCATGTGGAGgccttttgaatatttccacCGAAGTGTTTTGGACCATCAACTTCCTTGTTTTCCAGaagaagtattttcctctgGGTAAATTGCTTTGTTTACTGTCACTTGTCTGACTTGAATGTAACCAGTGGAGCAGAAATAGCTAAAGAACATTGCCTCCCATTTTGGGGTCACCAATGAAAACCTAGAGGGATAGGCAGAAATGCAAAGAGCTAAAACCTGTTGTAGCTATGTTTTTCCCTTGCTGTAAAACAGTATACTCCTAGTTGTGGAATGGGATTTCATATGTCTAGAAGAGGCCTTTTTAACAGATAGCTATTGGTGCCTTATGACTGTGTACAGATCTACTGTAGCTCAGATGTCTTTACTTAAACTAGACATAATCATAAAAAGTGATGAGCAGCTGGGGaccaaaaattacttttgtatCTGGGTCATGTACAAGTTTGAATTTGTCTTCCTAGCTTCCGGCAGCATTCAAGGGGAGAGGGTCATGAAGCATTTATCCAGCTGGTGCCTTAATCCTCCCTAGCATTCTGCTAGCTCCCTGACTcagatgtttttccttccctagAAGGATGTGTTGCCTCTTTGCAGCTTTGAGAACAGAGGGCTCTGTTAGAAATAGACCCTAGTGGTGGTGAGGAGACTTGACCTGAAAACTGGTTTTAACAATTACCAGTGTCCTTGACATCTTGTATTCCAAGCT from Rhea pennata isolate bPtePen1 chromosome 11, bPtePen1.pri, whole genome shotgun sequence carries:
- the MSN gene encoding moesin, with the protein product MPKTISVRVTTMDAELEFAIQPNTTGKQLFDQVVKTIGLREVWFFGLQYQDTKGFSTWLKLNKKVTAQDVRKESPLLFKFRAKFYPEDVAEELIQDITQRLFFLQVKEAILNDDIYCPPETAVLLASYAVQSKYGDFNKEVHKPGYLASDKLLPQRVLEQHKLNKDQWEERIQVWHEEHRGMIREDAVLEYLKIAQDLEMYGVNYFSIKNKKGSELWLGVDALGLNIYEQNDRLTPKIGFPWSEIRNISFNDKKFVIKPIDKKAPDFVFYAPRLRINKRILALCMGNHELYMRRRKPDTIEVQQMKAQAREEKHQKQMERALLENEKKKRELAEKEKEKIEREKEELMERLKQIEEQTKKAQQELEEQTRRAMELEQERKRAQEEAEKLAKERQEAEEAKEALLKASHDQQKTQEQLAAEMAELTARITQLELARQKKESEAQEWQQKAQMVQEDLEKTKEELKTAMSTPHVAEPMHSENEHDDEQDENAAEASAELRSEATIKDRSEEERTTEAEKNERVQKHLKALSSELANARDETKKTANDMIHAENMRLGRDKYKTLRQIRQGNTKQRIDEFESM